From Hartmannibacter diazotrophicus, a single genomic window includes:
- a CDS encoding HAD-IA family hydrolase, which produces MTLRALIFDVDGTLAETEEAHRLAFNETFAAASLGWHWTVADYRRLLATTGGKERMRRHRDDIGAREPCDETIADLHQRKTIRYADILHGGGLTLRPGVQDLVAAARDGGLKLAVATTTSRPNVDALCRACWGLLSDQVFDVVAAGDEVSAKKPAPDVFLLALERLGLAASEAIAFEDSLNGLRSAKAAGLRVIVTPSIYTCGEDFSAADRLLPDLAALPAPDLLRLWT; this is translated from the coding sequence ATGACGCTCCGGGCGCTCATCTTCGACGTTGACGGAACGCTGGCGGAAACGGAGGAGGCGCATCGGCTCGCCTTCAACGAGACCTTCGCCGCCGCTAGCCTCGGGTGGCACTGGACCGTCGCGGACTACCGGCGTCTGCTCGCTACGACCGGCGGCAAGGAGCGGATGCGTCGTCACCGCGATGACATCGGCGCGCGCGAGCCCTGCGACGAGACCATCGCGGATCTGCACCAGCGCAAGACCATCCGCTATGCGGACATCCTCCACGGCGGCGGCCTGACGCTACGCCCCGGCGTTCAGGATCTTGTGGCGGCCGCGCGCGATGGCGGCCTTAAGCTCGCCGTGGCGACGACCACCAGTCGACCGAACGTCGATGCGCTTTGCCGCGCCTGCTGGGGCCTCTTGTCCGATCAGGTTTTCGACGTCGTCGCGGCGGGCGATGAGGTTTCCGCAAAGAAGCCGGCGCCGGACGTCTTTCTGCTGGCGCTTGAAAGACTGGGACTTGCAGCGTCGGAAGCGATCGCCTTCGAGGACAGCCTGAATGGCCTGCGTTCGGCCAAGGCCGCAGGCCTTCGCGTCATCGTGACGCCGTCGATCTATACGTGTGGCGAGGATTTCTCTGCCGCCGACCGGCTGCTGCCGGATCTGGCGGCCTTGCCCGCGCCTGATCTGCTCCGACTTTGGACCTGA
- a CDS encoding glycosyltransferase family 4 protein, with protein sequence MKIAFYSPLKSPHHPVPSGDRLMARLLIEALRRKGHRVDVVSELRAFLREPVGDDFGALREAAAHEVERIASGWADEGPADVWFCYHPYYKAPDLIGPALARRFALPYVTAEASYSNRRNRGHWQVSQAGLREALSHAAVNICMTERDRRGIAETVPDARCALLRPFIDPAPFRLRDPAPEAGRLAAVAMMRPGDKMDSYAMLGRALSRVTHPSWRLSIAGDGPLQGEVEACFAGLPAARIEWLGECSSEAVAGLLARSALYVWPGCGEAYGLAYLEAAAAGVPAVAQAIAGVPEVVRDGVTGLLTPPGDIAAYAAAIDRLLGDDGLRQSMAASARRVAAEDHSIEAAASRLDTILHDSREHPWRD encoded by the coding sequence ATGAAGATTGCGTTCTATTCCCCGCTGAAATCCCCCCATCATCCGGTTCCCTCGGGCGACCGGTTGATGGCTCGTCTCCTGATCGAGGCGCTGCGCCGAAAGGGCCACCGGGTGGACGTCGTCTCCGAGTTGCGAGCCTTCCTGCGCGAACCCGTCGGCGATGACTTCGGGGCCCTTCGCGAGGCGGCCGCCCACGAGGTGGAGCGCATCGCCTCCGGGTGGGCCGACGAGGGGCCGGCCGATGTCTGGTTCTGCTACCATCCCTACTACAAGGCGCCTGACCTGATCGGTCCGGCGCTGGCGCGACGGTTCGCGCTTCCTTACGTGACCGCCGAGGCCTCCTATTCCAACCGGCGCAACCGGGGGCACTGGCAGGTGTCGCAGGCGGGCCTTCGCGAGGCACTCTCCCATGCGGCCGTCAACATCTGCATGACGGAGCGCGACCGCCGGGGGATCGCCGAAACCGTCCCGGATGCGCGTTGTGCCCTGTTGCGGCCCTTCATCGATCCGGCGCCCTTCCGGCTTCGCGATCCGGCACCGGAAGCGGGGCGTCTGGCGGCGGTCGCGATGATGCGGCCCGGCGACAAGATGGACAGCTACGCCATGCTGGGCAGGGCGCTGTCGCGCGTGACTCATCCGTCCTGGCGGCTGTCGATCGCCGGCGACGGTCCCTTGCAGGGCGAGGTCGAGGCCTGTTTTGCCGGGCTTCCGGCGGCGCGGATCGAATGGCTTGGCGAGTGTTCGAGCGAGGCCGTGGCAGGGCTGCTGGCGCGCAGCGCGCTCTACGTCTGGCCGGGCTGCGGCGAGGCCTACGGGCTGGCCTATCTGGAAGCTGCGGCAGCCGGCGTGCCGGCCGTCGCCCAGGCGATCGCGGGCGTTCCGGAGGTCGTGCGGGACGGTGTGACGGGCCTGTTGACGCCGCCGGGGGACATCGCCGCCTATGCCGCCGCGATCGACCGGCTGCTCGGTGACGACGGCCTGAGACAGTCCATGGCCGCTTCGGCGCGGCGGGTCGCGGCCGAGGACCATTCGATCGAGGCGGCGGCGTCCCGCCTCGACACCATTCTCCATGACAGCAGGGAGCATCCTTGGCGTGACTGA
- a CDS encoding polysaccharide deacetylase family protein produces the protein MTDDPDWQPLVEELGRWSEAGATALFWLRDDDAVEPTPALDRLLELAGAFAVPVTLAVIPAFADERLSRRLQDAKDVEVAVHGWSHANHAPAGVKKRELGPDRPQDMALRELADGLGRLDRLFGKDLVPVLVPPWNRIDAELLAHLPGLGYKAVSVFGMERPSPALQVNTHVDVMDWHGTRGGRETDVLVGEIAARLAVMRASGGSMGLLTHHLVHDDAVWTFLERLFALTSRHLACQWARLSTIVAAQMA, from the coding sequence GTGACTGACGATCCGGACTGGCAACCGCTCGTGGAAGAACTCGGTCGATGGAGCGAGGCGGGCGCCACGGCTCTTTTCTGGCTGCGCGACGACGACGCCGTCGAACCGACACCGGCTCTCGACCGGCTTCTGGAGCTTGCCGGGGCTTTTGCCGTTCCCGTGACGCTCGCGGTCATTCCGGCCTTTGCGGACGAGCGCCTGAGCCGGCGACTGCAGGACGCAAAGGACGTCGAGGTGGCCGTGCACGGCTGGTCGCATGCGAACCATGCCCCGGCGGGCGTCAAGAAGCGGGAACTCGGGCCAGACCGGCCGCAGGACATGGCGCTCCGGGAACTGGCGGATGGTCTTGGCCGGCTGGACCGTCTGTTCGGCAAGGATCTGGTGCCGGTGCTCGTGCCGCCGTGGAACCGGATCGATGCCGAACTCCTCGCTCACCTTCCGGGGCTTGGTTACAAGGCCGTCTCGGTTTTCGGCATGGAGCGGCCGTCACCGGCCCTTCAGGTCAACACGCATGTCGACGTGATGGACTGGCACGGAACCCGCGGCGGGCGGGAAACGGACGTTCTGGTCGGGGAGATCGCGGCGCGCCTTGCGGTCATGCGCGCGTCGGGCGGCAGCATGGGGCTGCTGACCCATCACCTCGTGCATGACGATGCCGTGTGGACTTTTCTGGAGCGGCTATTCGCGCTCACGTCGCGCCATCTCGCCTGCCAATGGGCACGTCTTTCGACGATCGTGGCGGCTCAGATGGCCTGA
- a CDS encoding ABC transporter ATP-binding protein — MVPDTDLLRIENLHISFSLFGGRLDAVRGASLRVLPGKVTALVGESGSGKSVISQAAMGILPAAGRATGKILFDEGSGQPVDIVGLPPDGPRIRAIRGRQIGKIFQEPMTSLSPLHTIGDQIGEVLSIHEGASRAEMRERTEDMLAQVGFPNPSRNFDMYPFELSGGMRQRAMIAMALICRPSLLIADEPTTALDVTIQAQILLLLKDLQQKLGMAMLLITHDLGVVANLADEVTVIYHGQIVEAGPVDDIFRRPSHPYLKALMAAVPHFDMKQGERLKPLREISVNATDLLGSAYATKSRGPDVLLSVRGLSKSFSTRKSGFMRKSEGHVVKAVDNVNFDVRRGECLGLVGESGCGKTTVSKMLMRALSADEGSVTFNGRDGTIDVLNAQGNEFRTMRTKMQMVFQDPVSSLSPRMTVQSILCEPLEIHERGDKASQREMAAKLMDMIGLGRDALNRYPHSFSGGQRQRIGIARALALGPELLICDEPVSALDVSVQAQILNLLKDLQSELGLTYLFISHNLAVVDYMADRIAVMCGGRIVELAPREALMRAPVHPYTRTLLGAVPFPDLDRPLDFANLKRGGISEMKTWGKAFRQDEGEDGLVPLDLGDGHLVLARRNADARELRP; from the coding sequence ATGGTACCTGATACGGATCTTCTGCGTATCGAAAATCTGCATATTTCGTTTTCGCTTTTCGGCGGGCGTCTTGATGCCGTCAGGGGTGCCAGCCTCAGGGTCCTGCCCGGCAAGGTGACGGCTCTCGTGGGTGAATCCGGCTCCGGCAAGTCCGTCATCAGCCAGGCGGCGATGGGCATTCTTCCGGCGGCGGGCCGGGCGACCGGCAAGATCCTCTTCGACGAGGGCTCCGGGCAACCGGTGGATATCGTCGGTCTTCCTCCGGATGGACCCAGAATCCGCGCCATTCGCGGCCGCCAGATCGGCAAGATCTTCCAGGAACCGATGACGTCGTTGTCGCCGCTGCACACGATCGGCGACCAGATCGGCGAGGTTCTGTCCATCCACGAGGGGGCTTCCCGGGCCGAGATGCGCGAGCGGACCGAGGACATGCTGGCGCAGGTCGGCTTCCCGAACCCCTCGCGCAATTTCGACATGTACCCCTTTGAACTGTCGGGCGGCATGCGCCAGCGCGCGATGATCGCGATGGCGCTGATCTGCCGACCCTCGCTCTTGATCGCCGACGAGCCGACGACGGCGCTCGACGTGACGATCCAGGCGCAGATCCTGTTGCTGCTCAAGGATCTTCAGCAGAAGCTCGGAATGGCGATGCTGCTGATCACCCACGATCTCGGCGTCGTCGCCAACCTCGCCGACGAGGTGACCGTGATCTACCACGGGCAGATCGTGGAGGCCGGGCCAGTCGACGACATCTTCCGCCGTCCCTCCCATCCCTATCTCAAGGCGCTGATGGCCGCGGTGCCGCATTTCGACATGAAGCAGGGCGAACGTCTCAAGCCGCTTCGCGAAATCAGCGTCAATGCAACGGATCTGCTGGGCAGCGCCTATGCGACGAAGTCCCGCGGGCCGGACGTTCTTCTTTCCGTCCGCGGCCTGAGCAAGTCGTTCTCCACGCGCAAGTCCGGTTTCATGCGCAAGTCCGAGGGCCACGTGGTCAAGGCCGTCGACAACGTGAACTTCGATGTCCGGCGCGGCGAGTGCCTGGGCCTCGTCGGCGAAAGCGGCTGTGGCAAGACGACGGTCAGCAAGATGCTGATGCGGGCGCTCAGCGCCGACGAGGGGAGCGTCACGTTCAACGGACGGGACGGCACGATCGATGTCCTGAACGCGCAAGGGAACGAGTTCCGGACCATGCGCACGAAGATGCAGATGGTGTTCCAGGATCCCGTCTCGTCGCTGTCGCCGCGCATGACGGTGCAGAGCATCCTTTGCGAACCGCTGGAAATTCACGAGCGCGGCGACAAGGCCTCGCAGCGGGAGATGGCGGCAAAGCTGATGGACATGATCGGTCTTGGCCGGGATGCCCTCAATCGCTATCCGCACAGCTTCTCGGGCGGCCAGCGCCAGCGGATCGGTATTGCCCGCGCACTCGCCCTTGGTCCCGAGCTGCTCATCTGCGACGAGCCGGTGTCCGCGCTCGATGTCTCCGTTCAGGCCCAAATTCTCAATCTTCTCAAGGATTTGCAGTCCGAGCTGGGGCTCACCTATCTCTTCATCTCGCACAATCTTGCGGTCGTCGACTACATGGCAGACCGGATCGCGGTCATGTGCGGCGGACGGATCGTCGAACTTGCCCCGCGCGAGGCGCTGATGCGCGCGCCGGTGCACCCCTATACCCGGACGCTGCTCGGCGCGGTGCCGTTTCCCGATCTCGACCGGCCGCTCGATTTCGCCAATCTCAAGCGTGGCGGCATCAGCGAAATGAAGACCTGGGGGAAGGCCTTCCGCCAGGACGAGGGCGAGGACGGTCTGGTGCCGCTCGACCTCGGCGACGGCCATCTCGTCCTGGCGCGCCGCAATGCCGACGCGCGGGAGTTGCGGCCATGA
- a CDS encoding retron Ec67 family RNA-directed DNA polymerase/endonuclease, protein MSILKSLKAAEDVDDLAVLLGYKPKSLTYILYKLPDAAKYTTFKIPKKTGGEREICAPTDQLRLLQRRLANILYTCRDEIDHESGKGSLSHGFRRGHSIVTNAKPHHRRRFVLNLDLKDFFPSFNFGRVRGFFIKSKAFELNEKVATLIAQIACHQNALPQGSPCSPIISDLLAHLLDTRLAKMAKKEGVTYSRYADDLTFSTNKRVFPTALAIQNGDNAKLWELGEELTSRIADTGFTINPDKTRMQCRMSRQLVTSLTVNAKVNVRMEYYKRTRAMCDTLFKTGLYSDIPFNKSLARRRDNALAVAGSEKDKDGVKAAKTSITSLGPLSGRLAHIHHVKDRIDTREEWEKRKHKTTFRMLYCRFLFYRNFAALDKPLILTEGKTDNVYLSLAVKNSPKFHPKLGQLTAKGFQSNLRYFNHLNETHKIMELDGGSGNFKFFIIRYKEIMDSFKHKPMLHPVVLVVDNDGGAKDIFATIKTNYGISINHDGKHGFYHVTHNLYLVKTPHVGKKQQTCIEDMFEPALLKEELGGKKLNLGKLDPAKEYGKHLFAEKVVRPKASTLKWDGFEPLLQRVVEVLDHYKPPT, encoded by the coding sequence TTGTCTATACTCAAAAGCCTGAAAGCTGCGGAAGACGTTGATGATCTGGCTGTGTTACTCGGATACAAGCCGAAGAGCCTCACCTACATTCTCTATAAGCTGCCTGATGCTGCCAAATATACAACCTTCAAAATTCCAAAGAAGACCGGCGGTGAGCGAGAAATATGCGCGCCCACGGATCAGTTGAGGTTACTTCAGCGGCGGTTAGCTAACATTCTTTACACGTGCCGGGATGAAATAGATCACGAGAGTGGAAAAGGATCGCTTTCGCACGGCTTCCGCCGCGGCCACTCCATTGTCACGAATGCAAAGCCGCATCACAGGCGGCGCTTCGTTCTGAACCTAGACCTGAAAGACTTCTTCCCCAGTTTCAACTTCGGACGAGTTCGTGGCTTCTTCATCAAGAGCAAGGCCTTCGAGCTGAATGAAAAGGTGGCGACGCTCATCGCGCAGATAGCCTGCCACCAAAATGCGCTACCTCAGGGAAGCCCTTGTTCGCCGATAATCTCAGATCTGCTGGCCCATCTTCTTGATACCCGGTTGGCTAAGATGGCCAAGAAGGAAGGTGTCACGTACTCGCGCTATGCTGACGATCTGACGTTCTCCACGAACAAGAGAGTATTTCCGACCGCGCTCGCGATCCAGAATGGAGACAATGCCAAGCTATGGGAACTCGGCGAAGAGCTCACCTCCCGGATTGCAGACACAGGCTTCACCATCAATCCTGACAAGACGCGAATGCAATGCCGGATGTCTCGTCAACTCGTCACCAGCCTGACTGTCAACGCAAAGGTCAACGTCCGGATGGAGTACTACAAGCGCACGCGGGCCATGTGCGACACTCTTTTCAAGACAGGACTATACTCAGACATTCCCTTCAACAAATCCTTGGCACGTCGTCGCGACAACGCGCTCGCGGTAGCAGGTAGCGAGAAAGACAAAGACGGTGTGAAAGCCGCCAAGACGAGCATCACGTCCCTTGGCCCCCTCAGCGGGCGTCTGGCACACATCCATCATGTTAAGGACAGAATCGATACTCGGGAGGAGTGGGAGAAGCGGAAGCACAAGACGACGTTTCGCATGCTTTACTGCCGCTTCCTTTTCTACAGAAATTTTGCGGCACTCGATAAGCCGCTAATACTTACAGAGGGCAAGACTGACAATGTCTACTTATCGCTCGCCGTAAAAAACTCACCTAAATTTCACCCAAAGCTCGGCCAGTTAACGGCAAAAGGGTTCCAGAGCAACCTGCGTTACTTCAATCACCTCAACGAAACGCATAAAATAATGGAACTTGATGGTGGATCAGGTAATTTCAAGTTCTTCATTATTCGATACAAAGAAATTATGGATTCGTTCAAGCATAAACCTATGCTACATCCGGTCGTACTGGTTGTCGACAACGATGGTGGCGCGAAGGACATTTTCGCAACAATCAAGACAAACTACGGCATTTCGATTAATCACGACGGTAAACACGGATTTTACCATGTTACGCACAACCTTTATCTTGTAAAGACGCCTCACGTCGGAAAAAAGCAACAAACATGTATAGAGGATATGTTCGAGCCTGCACTGCTCAAAGAAGAGTTGGGCGGCAAGAAGCTGAATTTAGGCAAACTTGATCCAGCGAAGGAGTATGGCAAACACCTCTTTGCTGAAAAAGTGGTCCGACCCAAGGCCTCGACCCTGAAATGGGATGGGTTCGAGCCATTGTTACAGCGTGTTGTAGAGGTGCTTGACCACTACAAACCGCCGACTTAG
- a CDS encoding polysaccharide lyase — translation MTASRTIAAALVLLAAMAPVGVIPASAEDTAKLKLVDGFDGADFAPSGGLYYRENREQSAGTAEFQDEVKRTGKGALELSVRSLCAPENLECSERAEIWEKTKLRVPYSEGVWYGFAVKFADPIPSDDHRYLIAQWKREIGPTAKGDFSPFLAIRLDKGKLFMTVESNYQPGEPAKIVDGVATCPDGLTPVWLRPETNQMRSLIAHDADWSPKNGDGQEFRSCTDKLALTDHGHPLPLPDSGWIDFAIYSKPGPDGSGHIEVFANDKWIVTAKGYVGHNDKGLGKNQYFKFGPYRAGASDLWTLYYDDFRRSADCVDALSDKKACEAVRKETASAVLCGAESAEGTC, via the coding sequence ATGACCGCTTCCAGGACGATCGCAGCAGCCCTTGTCCTCCTTGCAGCCATGGCCCCCGTCGGCGTCATTCCCGCCTCCGCCGAAGACACGGCCAAGCTCAAGCTCGTCGACGGATTTGACGGCGCCGATTTTGCCCCCTCTGGCGGTCTATATTACCGCGAGAACAGGGAACAGAGCGCCGGAACGGCCGAGTTCCAGGACGAGGTGAAGCGGACCGGAAAAGGCGCCCTCGAACTCAGCGTCCGGTCCCTCTGCGCGCCCGAAAATCTTGAGTGCAGCGAACGGGCCGAAATCTGGGAAAAAACGAAACTGCGCGTGCCCTATTCGGAAGGCGTCTGGTACGGCTTCGCCGTCAAGTTCGCCGACCCCATCCCCTCCGACGACCATCGCTATCTGATCGCGCAGTGGAAACGAGAAATCGGCCCGACGGCTAAGGGCGACTTTTCTCCCTTCCTGGCCATCCGCCTCGACAAGGGAAAGCTCTTCATGACGGTGGAGAGCAACTACCAGCCCGGCGAGCCGGCCAAAATCGTCGACGGGGTTGCGACCTGCCCGGATGGCCTGACGCCGGTCTGGCTGCGTCCTGAAACCAACCAGATGCGCTCGCTCATCGCCCACGATGCCGATTGGTCGCCGAAGAACGGCGACGGGCAGGAATTCAGGAGTTGCACCGACAAGCTCGCCCTCACGGACCATGGCCATCCGCTGCCCCTTCCGGATAGCGGCTGGATCGACTTTGCCATCTATTCCAAGCCCGGTCCGGACGGCTCCGGCCACATCGAGGTCTTTGCCAACGACAAGTGGATCGTCACCGCGAAGGGCTATGTCGGCCACAACGACAAAGGGCTCGGCAAGAACCAGTATTTCAAGTTCGGCCCCTACCGGGCCGGCGCCTCGGACCTCTGGACGCTCTACTACGACGATTTCCGGCGGTCGGCGGACTGTGTGGATGCGCTCTCCGACAAGAAGGCCTGCGAGGCCGTCCGCAAGGAAACGGCGTCGGCCGTCTTGTGCGGAGCAGAGTCAGCCGAAGGAACCTGCTGA
- a CDS encoding MBL fold metallo-hydrolase codes for MKTDLSDGGSAIWSASETLYVRAWGTRGSVPVSGPSFQRYGGNTVCVEMRCGDSVLIFDAGSGIVPAGKVLKAEGCKQVQLLFSHCHYDHIIGLPYFAPIYDPEATVTISSGHLAGKMSTSEMIDQFMQPPWFPVTPKTCRSQINYRDFRAGDVLAPCPDVVVKTCQLDHPGGAIGYRVEWGGRIVAFITDTEHTPGTLDPNVLALIENADVFLYDASYTDEEMEKYKGFGHSSWQQGIRLARAANAKSVGFLHHSPWRTDHELDKMGRAASEEFAGAFVARDGQTMRFQAI; via the coding sequence ATGAAGACGGATTTATCCGACGGAGGAAGCGCCATCTGGAGCGCATCCGAAACATTGTACGTACGTGCCTGGGGCACGCGCGGCAGCGTGCCGGTGTCCGGACCGTCCTTCCAGCGCTATGGCGGCAACACGGTCTGCGTCGAGATGCGCTGCGGCGACAGCGTCCTGATCTTCGACGCCGGGTCCGGCATCGTTCCGGCAGGCAAAGTGCTGAAGGCCGAAGGCTGCAAGCAGGTCCAGCTCCTGTTTTCGCACTGCCACTACGACCACATCATCGGCCTGCCCTACTTCGCTCCGATCTATGACCCCGAGGCAACGGTCACGATCTCGTCCGGGCATCTTGCCGGCAAGATGTCAACGAGCGAAATGATCGACCAGTTCATGCAGCCGCCGTGGTTCCCGGTGACGCCGAAGACCTGCCGCAGCCAGATAAACTACAGGGATTTCCGCGCAGGCGACGTGCTGGCGCCCTGTCCGGACGTGGTGGTCAAGACCTGCCAGCTCGACCATCCGGGCGGTGCGATCGGCTACCGGGTCGAATGGGGCGGACGCATCGTGGCCTTCATCACCGACACCGAACACACGCCCGGCACGCTCGACCCCAACGTCCTTGCGCTCATCGAGAACGCCGATGTCTTCCTCTATGACGCGTCCTACACGGACGAGGAAATGGAGAAATACAAGGGCTTCGGTCATTCCAGCTGGCAGCAGGGCATCCGCCTCGCCAGGGCCGCCAATGCCAAGAGCGTCGGCTTCCTGCACCACTCTCCCTGGCGCACGGATCATGAACTCGACAAGATGGGCCGGGCGGCGTCGGAGGAATTCGCCGGCGCCTTCGTGGCCCGCGACGGCCAGACCATGCGCTTTCAGGCCATCTGA
- a CDS encoding ABC transporter substrate-binding protein: MTSMRRRTFLGLLASSLAPLQVRAEETLEPGYLGSKLAAGELPPLDDRLPNVPRLVNLGAMGRKPGRHGGTVRMTIGGQKDIRLMTINGYTRLVGYDETLQLQPDVLQSFEQVEDRVFTFRLRAGHRWSDGHPLTAEDFRYYWEDVLLDKELKPGGPPPSMMSGGKPPVFEIVDEFTVRYSWDTPNPEFLPRLAAPQPLPILLPSHYMRRFHRKYQDAVRLGALVRQERVEEWTDLHTKMSRTYRPENPDLPTLDPWRNTIAPPAEQFVFERNPFYHRVDEHGRQLPYIDRFVLNVSSSAIISAKTGAGESDLQVNGLQFTDYTFLKDAEKRYPIKVSLWKQIQGSRVALLPNLNCSDEVWRTLFQDVRMRRALSLGIDRHEINLALFFGLCQESADTMLPESPLYKPEYRTAWATYDPDEANRLLDEIGLTERDEDGVRLLPDGRPAQIIVETAGESTLETDVLELVTDHWRQIGLSLFIRTSQRDIFRKRAMAGSVIMSVWMGLDNAVATPDMPPYQLAPSSDDQMQWPQWGINYLSMGKQGSAPDLPEAERLVQLLNDWTRSASTEERRAIWTEMLGIYSDQVFSIGIVNGSRQPIVRSKRLRNVPEEGLYGFDPTCYLGIYMPDTFWFDEDA, translated from the coding sequence ATGACGTCGATGCGGCGGCGAACCTTCCTCGGACTGCTGGCTTCCAGCCTTGCGCCGTTGCAGGTGCGGGCGGAAGAGACGCTCGAACCCGGCTACCTCGGTTCGAAGCTCGCGGCGGGCGAATTGCCCCCTCTCGACGACCGCCTGCCCAACGTGCCGCGGCTCGTCAATCTTGGCGCGATGGGGCGCAAGCCCGGCCGCCATGGCGGAACGGTCCGCATGACCATCGGCGGCCAGAAGGACATCCGCCTGATGACGATCAACGGCTACACGCGTCTCGTCGGCTATGACGAGACGCTGCAGCTTCAGCCGGACGTGCTGCAAAGCTTCGAGCAGGTCGAGGATCGTGTCTTCACCTTCCGTCTCCGCGCCGGTCACCGGTGGTCGGACGGCCACCCGCTGACCGCCGAGGATTTCCGCTACTACTGGGAAGACGTGCTTCTCGACAAGGAGTTGAAGCCGGGCGGTCCGCCGCCGAGCATGATGTCCGGGGGCAAGCCGCCGGTGTTCGAGATTGTTGACGAGTTCACCGTCCGCTACAGCTGGGACACGCCCAACCCGGAGTTCCTGCCGCGGCTGGCGGCGCCGCAGCCGCTGCCGATCCTGCTGCCGTCGCATTACATGCGCCGTTTCCACCGGAAATATCAGGATGCGGTCCGTCTCGGGGCGCTCGTCCGCCAGGAGCGGGTCGAGGAGTGGACCGACCTTCATACGAAGATGTCGCGGACCTATCGTCCGGAGAATCCCGACCTGCCGACGCTCGACCCCTGGCGCAATACGATCGCCCCGCCGGCCGAACAGTTCGTCTTCGAGCGGAACCCGTTCTATCACCGGGTCGACGAGCACGGGCGGCAACTGCCCTATATCGACCGCTTCGTGCTGAACGTCAGTTCCTCGGCGATCATTTCGGCAAAGACCGGCGCGGGCGAAAGCGACCTTCAGGTCAACGGGCTGCAGTTCACCGACTACACGTTCCTGAAGGATGCCGAGAAGCGTTACCCGATCAAGGTCAGCCTCTGGAAGCAGATCCAGGGATCCCGCGTCGCGCTTCTGCCCAACCTCAACTGCTCCGACGAGGTCTGGCGCACGCTGTTCCAGGATGTGCGGATGCGGCGGGCGCTGTCGCTCGGCATCGACCGGCACGAGATCAACCTCGCGCTGTTCTTCGGACTTTGCCAGGAAAGCGCCGACACGATGCTGCCGGAAAGTCCGCTCTACAAGCCGGAATACCGGACGGCGTGGGCGACCTACGATCCGGATGAGGCGAACCGGTTGCTCGACGAGATCGGGCTGACCGAGCGCGACGAGGACGGCGTCCGGCTGCTGCCCGACGGGCGGCCGGCCCAGATCATCGTGGAGACGGCCGGCGAGAGCACGCTTGAGACCGACGTCCTCGAACTCGTGACCGATCACTGGCGGCAGATCGGCCTGTCGCTGTTCATCCGCACCTCGCAGCGCGACATCTTTCGCAAGCGCGCGATGGCCGGCTCAGTGATCATGTCGGTCTGGATGGGGCTCGACAACGCCGTCGCCACGCCGGACATGCCGCCCTACCAGCTTGCGCCCTCGTCGGACGACCAGATGCAGTGGCCGCAGTGGGGCATCAATTATCTCTCCATGGGCAAGCAGGGCTCGGCGCCCGACCTGCCGGAAGCCGAACGGCTGGTGCAGCTCCTGAATGACTGGACGCGCTCGGCCAGCACCGAGGAACGGCGCGCCATCTGGACGGAGATGCTCGGCATCTACAGCGACCAGGTCTTTTCGATCGGCATCGTCAACGGGTCGAGGCAGCCGATCGTGCGCTCGAAACGTCTGCGCAACGTGCCCGAAGAGGGGCTCTACGGGTTCGACCCGACCTGCTATCTCGGCATCTACATGCCCGACACCTTCTGGTTCGACGAGGACGCCTGA